Part of the Synechococcus sp. MU1617 genome, GATCCCGACGCGCCGAAACAGGGGTGATTTGAACAACGTTTTGAGAGCCCAAGCCTTTCATCATGTTCACCTGCCGTTGACCTCCCTCAATGGGGGGATAGGCCAGACGCGCTTTGCCTACTGAATAGGAAGGCGCTGTAACGGTCTGATGCCACCCGCCTATGACCTGGTCCTTGAGTGTGGGGGCTTGGTTGTGGTGGAGACCATCGAGCCGTGGTTCGCAGGGACGAACAGGATCCCTGATCAATGCGGGCTTAGGCTTCTCTTAAGAGTTGGAGCGGTGCCGTGATCGGATTGATCGCCTCAGGTTTGTTCCTGGTGTTTCCCTCGATTCCTGGAGCGGATCTTTCCCTGTTCAAGCAGCTGAACAGGGAACTCGGTGCCCTTTGTCAGGAGCCTCCCGCACAGGCCATCAGGGTCTGTCGCCTCCACGCCCGGCTGGTAAACGGCTGAGTCACCTCTCGTCCGGCACCACACCACAGGCAACCCGTGCTCCACCTCCACCAAGGGGGGGCTCGTCCCTGTACGTGTCGCCTCCAGCGTGAACAATGAGAGCCTTGCCCTTCAGATCAGCTGTGCTGAGCCGTGGCGCCACCACGCTGGTGTTGGTCTTGCCATCGTTATCCACCACCAGCCTGCTGAGATCGCCCCGGTGACCGTTTCCGAAGGGGCCGAGGTGCTGGCCGGTTTCGTCCGGGTCCCAGTGTCCACCTGCAGCAAGGCCGGCAACTGGGGTGCCCTCGGCGGTTTTGCCCACCTCACAGCTTCCCGTGCTGTGGAGATGGAAGCCGTGTTCTCCAGGGCTCAGTCCCGCCAGATCGGGATAAATCACCAGGCCTTGGTCGGTGTCTTGCGCTGTGATGCTGCCAATCGACTCGTCAATGCCATTGGCATCAATGCGTTGCAGGGTGACCTCCAAGGCTTCGCACCAGCCCGGTGTGAGCGTGAGCAGGCCGATGAGCAGAACGAGCTGGACGAGCAGGCGACGCATCACAGAACAGCATGTTCTTGAATTGTCGCTTCCGGATGGTGCCTTCTGCGGTGAAGATGGTGCGTCGTTCGGCTGATGCTTGGTGATGCGATGGGAATACACCCAGTTGCGCTTCGTGCCCCGGGGTAAGTCGTGGACCGGGGAAATCGAGGAGCTCTGGCTGGATGATCGCCAGCTGATCTCCAGAAGCCATCCACAGCGCGACGTCAGCCTGGTGGGGTTGATGAATGAATTGGGTGAGCAGGGCTGGGAATTGGTGACTTACGCCCAACCCTTCACCGGTTACCACGGTGGTTGCTACACCTTCAAACGCCAGAAGTGAACAGGTGTTTTAGAGCGGGCTGGCGTTGATGTGCTGGGCCATGCCCATAAAACCGATCACGAGAAGAGCAACAGCAATCGTTGAGGCAAGGGATGCCAAGCTCATTTGTGTTTGATGACTCAAGCTTTTCATTCATCAACCTCATTTTTCAGATGAACGAGAATGCATTGCTCGTAGCAACTGCCATCATCGAGATTACAGAGTGTTAGGCATTCAAAATAGGCATTCACCTGTGATTCAGTGACGCAAGCTTGGGCTGCATTTGGTGATTCCAGAGTTGTATTTAGCATGTCATTCTCAATTCGCAGAGCGACACTATCCCGATTTTCTTTTTTGGGCAATGAAATTATTGCGGCGGGTAAATACCTAGATAATATTACCTAATACGGCTCGATTTTGATGTTCGGGCTTTCTTTGTTTGTTAATCCCTTGCTTCTTATGGTGTGCCGATGAGCAAGGGCAACCCCGCTGAACGGTTCGAGGACGAACTCGATCGTGCCAAGGCGCGTGGCCGTTGGCTCAGTGACGATGAGCAGGCTGAGCTTGATCGTGAAGCCGATGCGGTGGCCATTCAGGTTGAGGCCAAGCAACAGCGTGATCGCAAGCTGATGATCCTCACCGGGGTCTGCCTGTTGATTCCGCCGTTGTGGCCTGTGGCCCTTGGCCTGACACTGTTTCTTCTCTATCCAGACACCATGGCCAGGATCGGGCTGGCTGCTGCAATCACCTTTTTGGTGGGCGGATTGCTGTTGGCAGGCGTGCTCGGTTTGGCGATGGTTTGGCTGATTCAGCTGTTGTTCTGATCGGCTCTGCTCAGATCAGTTTCTTGATTTCACCACTGTCATGCCGACGGGGGCCAGGGCGATCAAAGCCAGCTTGATGTGCTGAATGCCAAAGGGAATGCCGATGATCGTGACAAAACAGGCCAGGGCGCTGCTGAGGTGACCCAAGGCCAGCCACCAGCCGGCCGCAAGGAACCAAATCACATTGCCGAGCGCACCCAGGGGGCCCGTCCCCAGATCGCCTCGTCCCCTGAGCTGACGACGACTCACGGCTTCGGAGCCGAAAGGCCAGAGCGAGAAACAGCCGATCACCCAACACGACCGCGCCCATGGCAGTCCAACGATGGTGATGGCGCAGATCAATGCTGCCAGCCACCAGGCCAGAGCCATGGGCAGTCCGCCGAGAACAACCCAGAGGAGGTTGAGGACCATCGAGAACATGTCTCCATTGTCACGGCAAGCGCAATGCTCGTTCGTTAAATTCTGTAAAAGGTGTTTGACCAAGCATGTTGGGCAATTACGGGATCGTTGGTTGTGGATATGTCGGATCTGCTGTTGCAGCCCATCTCAGGCGTCAAGGCCACGAAGTTGTTGGCACCACCACAAGCCCCGAGCGTCTGGCTGAGCTCTGCGATCTGGTCGACCACCCCCGCCTCTACAGCGCGGGCGACCTCATGGCCGATACCAGCTTCCTTGATCGGCTCGATGGCGTTTTGATTGCGATCGCCCCCACTACAGCCACCTTTGAAGAGGATCAATATGAGAAGGTCTACGGCCAGGCGGTGCCGGCTCTCGTTGATGCCCTGCGTCAACGCCAGGGGAGCAGGCCGCTGCATGTGACCTACCTGAGCAGTGCTGGGGTGTACGGCGATCAAGCCGGCGCGATCTGCAATGAGCTGACGCCTCCGGATTGTTCCAACAATGCCAATGCTCTTCTGGCCAGCGCCGAGACGTCTGTTCTTTCGTTGAACGAAGCCTCAACCCAGGCTTGTGTATTGCGGCTGGGTGGTATTTACGGTCCCGGTAAGGACATCCCGTCGTACATCCGCAGTGCTGCTGGACAGTCGGTTCGCAAAAACGGCAATCACATCAATGCCTGGGTTCATCTGCACGACATCATCCGCGGCGTTGATTTTGCTTTCGGCCGGAGCCTCCAAGGCATCTACAACCTTGTGGATGATCTTCAGTTCACCCGGCGTCAGCTCTCCAATGCCCTCTGTGATGACTTCGGATTGCCCCCTGTGATCTGGGACAACCACGATCGTCCCGGTGCCCGCATCTTCAATGCCCGTGTCAGCAATGCCCGGCTTCGTGAGATCGGTTTTCAGCCCAGTGTCAGCTCCATGCTCGAACCTGTGGCGGCCTGAGCTTCGCTGCATTAGCTAGCGGCCCCGCACGACGTCTGCGGCTGATTTGATTTTTCGATACGTATTGAGCGAATTTCTCTCATTTTTTGATGTTGATGTAAAGCAGGATTGCGCGATCCACGGTCAACTCACTGCGTTGATTAGACCCTCTGCATTCAACGCGGTGGCGCTGTGAAAGACGAATCCTTTTGCATCGAATTTGCGTCCTCCTTGGCACTGATGCTGTTGGAGCTCAATGCAGAACTGCTTGAGCTTGCAGACGAAGCTTCCAATCTGAAAGCAGAAGCTTCTGTAGTTGCACTTGAGCGTGCTTGCTGATGTTGGCTCGCATTCGTGGCGTCTTTGCTGAAGCTCAAACGGAAGGTTTGGATCAGCTGTATGCCGTCATCAATGCCGCGCGTGATCTTGCACCGGATTCAGATTTTCAAGCCTGCTACGACCTCGTGATGGCATCCGGTGGCCCTGAAGTTGAGACCTGGATCAACTTCACGGTGACCACTGCCACCCGCTTTGATCTTGATGATCAACCGGAGCCGGAACAGTTTCTTTCAGTTCTCGAGGAATGTTGTGATGCTCGTCGGGAGCTTCAGAGGGCTCAGCCCTCGGAATAGCGCAGTGCTTTGAGGCCCATCACCAGATGGGTGCGAAAACTTCCCAGCGCCATCACCTGTTTGGGTGACCGGGTGTCGCTCACTGCATCACCCTGCCCTTCAATCCAACGCAGCAACTCCTGGGTTTGGTCGGCCCATGCACTCAGTGCTGCTCGAAGCAGTTCGTCATCGCTGAGCTGCCCTTCAGGAACGGCGGATGTGTCCATCGCCGCTTTGAGTAAAGCGTTGAGTTGCTGATGACTCAGCGCGTCAGGAACAAAGGGATCGAGATCGATGCTTAAGAGAATCTTTAGGATTGTCTCGACGGTAGTTCAAAGCGAACTATTAATGCCACCCGTGTTTTGGCTCATTGCGTCAACCTGATGGAGCTTGATCCGGGTCAACGCTCAGGCCGCGTGTGGCGAGCGCCAGACGCCGGGCTGCCAACAGGGCGGGATAGGCGAGTGCTGAACGTTGGTTGTCTCCGAACAGCTTGGCCAGCACCCTCAACAGGGGATCACTGGGTTTCATGCGTCGGCTGAGTTCTGCAATGGCTTCACTGCCATGCCACTTCTGCTCCCCTTCGATCAAAATTGCGCCGTTGCTCAGAGGCAGTCCGAGGGCATTGAGCTCGCGACGGATCTTGTGATCGGTTCGCCCGTCAACAATGCGCAGGTTGGGAACGCCCGCCTTGAGCTCACTGCGTAGGGCGAAATCCCGACAGAATGGGCACCCGCCGTCGTAGATGAGGGTTAACAGCATTGCTGAATTCTGTCGCGAAGGGCTTGGGTCTGGCGTTGTTGTTGCTCTGTTGGTTGTTGGTGGCGCCCCAGCCGACATGGGCCGATTGGATCTGCGATGGGGATCGGCTCAGTGTTGAAATCACGCGAGGAGCCGTCGACCTAACCGGTCTGCCTGAGGGCATTCCCAACACGTTGGAGGGAACCCTTCCTGGAGATGGAATTCTGCTGCGTTGGCGCGATGTGGAGTTGCAACTTCCGCGCACCAACAATGCAGGTGAGCCCAGCTACACCGATGGCCGTTGGTGGTGGCGTGTTGTTGATGCTTCAGCGCCGGAATTCTGGGAACGCCGTGGCAGCGTGATTCACCATCAATGCGTACCGACCTGAGCCTGAGTCCTGTTACCGCCGTTTTGGGTTGCGGCGGTTGGCCTTGCGGGTTCCTCCGTAGCGATAACCAGCTTGTTCTCGAAAGTTCGGCCAGCAGGTTTCGCACACCAGAATCCAGTCGGCGAGTCGGGTGGTGCTGACCCGGAAATGGACGTTCCCCGACTGTCTGCAGTGTTCGCAACAAAATCTTTTGTTTTTCCACAGTTCTTTAAACGATTCCTCTGGCGAATCGGTGGCCTGAGGCTTTCCCTGAGGATTCTTTGCTTCGCTCACGTCAGAGAGCGCTGCGTTTGGGCTTGATGCGTTATCAGAATCACAGATCCATTGGTTCCTTGAAATCAATCGCCAGCACAGCATTCTTGTCAATGAACTGGAGGATTCGCCTGGGACTGGTGAGCCTCTGAAGTTTGTTTTCCACGCCGATTGCCGAAACCGCTGTAGTCGTCAGGATCGCGTGCTTAACCCCTGTGGAAAAGCTGTGAATAACTCTACGAATCGACTGGTATCTGGGCGTTGATGGAGGCTTTTAGAGCGGCCATCTCGTGGGCAGTGAGGTGAGCTTCGACGGCTTCAGGCGTGTTGTTCAGATAGTGGATCCATGCCTCGTAGCACTGCTGTTGCGTGGCCATGGGGTTTTGCTCTTCGCCATCCCTTGCGCTGAGCAGAAGCTCTTCGATCCTGGCTAGCCGCGTCTCCATCCGGCTCAAGCGGCTGGCGATGGCGTCGTCCTGTTGCGTCATCTGCGGAGGGGCGGAAGGGCCTCTGATTGTTGCGGGGAGACCCAGGGTTGACGCTGTAGTACATGCGCACTAAAACAGATGTACTGCTCTAAAGCTCATGTCTGCGAGTTCCCCTTACGCCCCCTTCTGTGCTGACGAGTGGATGCGTCATTCCTTGATCCGTCCGCGCAAGGCGTTCCCGGCGAAGGCCTCAGCCGTGGCGAAGCCTCGTGCCAGGCCGCCCGCTGCAGCTCGAGTTTGTGATGCGGTGCAGGGAGAACTCTTCCTCTTTCCCGTTGTGATCTGCTGAGCCTTGGTCTCTACGACAAACGTTTGCAGAAATCGCTGTTTGCCCCCTGTTCTGCCAGGGTGAGCAGTGGTTTTTGTTGCCAGACCATGCTGTTATTCGCCTCCCAGACAGCTCAAGGCGGTCCGACTGTGATTCTTCCGGCCCTGCTCATCACCGGTCTTCTCGTCGCAGCATCCCAGGCTTTTGTTCCCAAGGGCGGCGATAAGAACTGAGTTTTGGCGTTCGCTTCATCGAAGGGCTGAGAGAACATCA contains:
- the sodC gene encoding superoxide dismutase family protein translates to MRRLLVQLVLLIGLLTLTPGWCEALEVTLQRIDANGIDESIGSITAQDTDQGLVIYPDLAGLSPGEHGFHLHSTGSCEVGKTAEGTPVAGLAAGGHWDPDETGQHLGPFGNGHRGDLSRLVVDNDGKTNTSVVAPRLSTADLKGKALIVHAGGDTYRDEPPLGGGGARVACGVVPDER
- a CDS encoding DUF393 domain-containing protein, giving the protein MLLTLIYDGGCPFCRDFALRSELKAGVPNLRIVDGRTDHKIRRELNALGLPLSNGAILIEGEQKWHGSEAIAELSRRMKPSDPLLRVLAKLFGDNQRSALAYPALLAARRLALATRGLSVDPDQAPSG
- a CDS encoding SDR family oxidoreductase, whose product is MLGNYGIVGCGYVGSAVAAHLRRQGHEVVGTTTSPERLAELCDLVDHPRLYSAGDLMADTSFLDRLDGVLIAIAPTTATFEEDQYEKVYGQAVPALVDALRQRQGSRPLHVTYLSSAGVYGDQAGAICNELTPPDCSNNANALLASAETSVLSLNEASTQACVLRLGGIYGPGKDIPSYIRSAAGQSVRKNGNHINAWVHLHDIIRGVDFAFGRSLQGIYNLVDDLQFTRRQLSNALCDDFGLPPVIWDNHDRPGARIFNARVSNARLREIGFQPSVSSMLEPVAA
- a CDS encoding YccF domain-containing protein, which produces MFSMVLNLLWVVLGGLPMALAWWLAALICAITIVGLPWARSCWVIGCFSLWPFGSEAVSRRQLRGRGDLGTGPLGALGNVIWFLAAGWWLALGHLSSALACFVTIIGIPFGIQHIKLALIALAPVGMTVVKSRN